The following DNA comes from Curtobacterium sp. 9128.
GGCTCGGCGTCGACGCCCTCTGGCTGCCGCCGTTCTTCAAGTCCCCGCTGCGCGACGGCGGCTACGACATCGCGGACTACAAGGCGATCCTGCCGGAGTTCGGCACGCTCGAGGAGTTCCGCGAGCTCGTGACGAAGTCGCACGAGCGGAACATGCGCATCGTCATCGACATGGTGATCAACCACACGTCGGACCAGCACGAGTGGTTCCAGCAGTCCCGGGAGGACCCGGACGGTCCCTACGGCGACTTCTACGTCTGGCGCGACACCGACGAGCACTACGAGAACATCCGCATCATCTTCGTCGACACCGAGGAGTCCAACTGGACGTTCGACCCGGTGCGTCGACAGTTCTTCTTCCACCGGTTCTTCTCGCACCAGCCGGACCTCAACTTCGAGAACCCGGCGGTCGTCGAGGCCGTGTACGACGTCGTCCGGCACTGGCTCGACCTCGGCGTGGACGGCCTGCGGCTCGATGCCATCCCGTACCTCTTCGAGTCGGAAGAGGGCAACGGCGAGGGCGAGCCGGAGACGCACGAGTTCATCAAGAAGCTCCGCGCGATGGTGGACGAGGAGTACCCGGGCCGTGTCCTCATCGCCGAGGCGAACCAGTGGCCCCGCGAGACCGCGGCGTTCTTCGGGACGGACGAGGAGCCCGAGTGCCACATGGCGTTCGACTTCCCGGTGATGCCCCGCATCTTCTACTCGCTCCGCGCCCAGCACGCCAAGGAGCTGTCCGCGATCCTGTCGGAGACGCTCGACGTCCCGGACAGTGCGGCGTGGGGCGTGTTCCTCCGCAACCACGACGAGCTCACCCTCGAGATGGTCAGCGAGGAGTACCGGCAGGCGATGTACGGCTGGTACGGGTACGACCCGCGGATGCGGTCGAACATCGGTATCCGCAGGCGCCTCGCTCCCCTGCTCGACAACTCCCGCGCGGAGCTCGAACTCATCCACGCGCTGCTGTTCTCGCTTCCCGGTTCACCGTTCCTGTACTACGGCGACGAGATCGGGATGGGCGACAACATCTGGCTGCCCGACCGGGACTCGTCCCGCACGCCGATGCAGTGGACGCCGGACCGGAACGCGGGATTCTCCACCGCAGACCCCGGGAAGCTGTTCCTGCCGGTCGTCCAGTCGCTCGTGTACAACTACGCGCAGGTCAACGTCGAGGCACAGCTCGCGCAGTCGCGGTCCCTGCTGCACTGGGTGCGCAACGTCATCCACGTGCGGAAGGCCCACCCGGTGTTCGGCATGGGGTCGATCGCGGTGCAGGAGACCGACAACGAGAGCGTGCTCGCCTTCGTCCGCTCGTGGGAGGGTGCAGGCACCCAGTTCGGTGCTTCGGCCGAGGACGTGCTCTGCGTGTTCTCGTTCGCCGTCAACGCGACGACGGCGACCATCTCGGCGCCCGAGTTCGCGGGTCGCCCGCTCTACGACCTGTTCGGCGGCAGCTCGTTCCCGTCGTTCGACGACGAGGGCAACGTCACGCTGACGCTGGGCACGCAGTCGTTCTACTGGCTGCACGTCGGGGCGGCGCCGACGGCATGAGCAGGGTTTGGCAGTCGTTCACCTGGCTGCACGTCGGGGCCGCGCCGACGGCGTGACCCGGCGTGTCGGTGCGCGCGGTT
Coding sequences within:
- the treS gene encoding maltose alpha-D-glucosyltransferase — translated: MTFTAPIQLPGLTLDPLWYKRSVFYECMIRSFVDSNGDGTGDLQGLISRLDYLQWLGVDALWLPPFFKSPLRDGGYDIADYKAILPEFGTLEEFRELVTKSHERNMRIVIDMVINHTSDQHEWFQQSREDPDGPYGDFYVWRDTDEHYENIRIIFVDTEESNWTFDPVRRQFFFHRFFSHQPDLNFENPAVVEAVYDVVRHWLDLGVDGLRLDAIPYLFESEEGNGEGEPETHEFIKKLRAMVDEEYPGRVLIAEANQWPRETAAFFGTDEEPECHMAFDFPVMPRIFYSLRAQHAKELSAILSETLDVPDSAAWGVFLRNHDELTLEMVSEEYRQAMYGWYGYDPRMRSNIGIRRRLAPLLDNSRAELELIHALLFSLPGSPFLYYGDEIGMGDNIWLPDRDSSRTPMQWTPDRNAGFSTADPGKLFLPVVQSLVYNYAQVNVEAQLAQSRSLLHWVRNVIHVRKAHPVFGMGSIAVQETDNESVLAFVRSWEGAGTQFGASAEDVLCVFSFAVNATTATISAPEFAGRPLYDLFGGSSFPSFDDEGNVTLTLGTQSFYWLHVGAAPTA